TTCGGTTGCTTGTCCTCTTCCCAGACTTTTACGCCTTGGCAGTCGACACACTCAGTTGTGTCACAGTTATATTCTTCAATAAAGCTTCGAATCCAGCGTATACGTTCACAGCGACGCATATCCGGAACACGTTCACAGTCTTTAAAATAGTCCCGCGAAGTGACGTAAAAGAAAGCTTGCTCCTTATCGCCTTCCTTCGGATGTTTGCGGATATTCACCGGCTTATTTTCAAAACACGGCTTCGTGGCGATAAAATCATTCTTGAATATCTCGTATAGCACGGCTTCATATCTACCCCAATCCCATAGTCATTAAACTCTTCAAGGCGGGGCAACCAGCAATTATTCTTCATTCGTACCTACCTCGATTCCCACATAAAGAGATTAAACTTTTCTTCACGCAGGAGAGTGCTTTTTTGTAATGTTAATCTGGAGCGCTTTTTGATAAGCTCAATTATAGCTAGCTTTGCAGCGCTTTTTTCATGCCCGTCCTCAAATACGCGGTTGGCGTAACCAAGCGCACCGATAAGAATGTCGACAATCTGCATGATTTCAACTTCATTGGAGCGTATTGGCTGTAAGCGCTGAACGATTTTTTGCTGAAAATCGTAGTTTGCGTTACTCAACACCTCTCGCAGTTTTTGAGCCTTGCGGTTTGAGCGCGTATCTTTGATATCGATATAAATTTCGAAGAGGTCTTCCTGCGTCAATATTTGCTTGAGCATCTCAAAATACATCTTGTAGTACCAGTCATCGTGAGTCTGGTTAAAACGCTCATGGTCTAAGCTTCCCTTGTCCGGGATAATCACGGCACGAAGGCGCAACCGCTCGTCATCAAAAAAATAGTTAACGAGGTCGGAGTATAATTGCACGTTCGAAGGGCTGATTTTAATCCATTTCAGTTCGGAGGCTAGCGATATACTATTACGCTTCTTGATTTCACGGACACGCGCATTTATCTCACGCACCTCGAAACGAGGACACCAAACTGCTCCCAGCACCATGACATTGATGCCGTCGTGTTCCAGATGGCAGCTCTCGTCACAGTAGATATTGAAGTTGGACATTTGCATAGACCTCCATTGGTTCTAATTGCACTTTATATATAGCTATATGGCTTTTCGGGCAGGTGTGCGTGCCTACACCAGCCCTAAACAGGGACTCCTGAACAAGTCAGGCACAGTTCTCCAGGACGGAACGCCCGGACCAAAAGGGGCCGGGTGGGGGCTCTCTCTGATCTGCCCCACCGTCTCCTCGTCGGTGAGATTGAGACTGGCCAGCACCAGGAGGGCTCCCAGAGCCACACGAAAGGGGAGAGCGGGGTTTCCGGTAGAGCCAAAGTGGTTTTTGTAGCCTGAAAGGACTTCGAGCTCCTCCCAAGGTCTGAAGACGCTTCGTCTCCTTCTCGGAGATGAACCTGTGGATTTGGGGTTTGGCTTATGACTTTTGAGTCTCTTCAAAGTCGGTGGAATAGCACATGTCGCTCTCCTGCTCATAGTAGTAGGAGCAGTCGGTTGAATATCTCTTGCCGTCCGTTGCCGTCAGCTTCAGTTGGGTAGTGCGACTAACCA
The DNA window shown above is from Synergistaceae bacterium and carries:
- a CDS encoding DUF3800 domain-containing protein, translating into MSNFNIYCDESCHLEHDGINVMVLGAVWCPRFEVREINARVREIKKRNSISLASELKWIKISPSNVQLYSDLVNYFFDDERLRLRAVIIPDKGSLDHERFNQTHDDWYYKMYFEMLKQILTQEDLFEIYIDIKDTRSNRKAQKLREVLSNANYDFQQKIVQRLQPIRSNEVEIMQIVDILIGALGYANRVFEDGHEKSAAKLAIIELIKKRSRLTLQKSTLLREEKFNLFMWESR